One part of the Saprospiraceae bacterium genome encodes these proteins:
- a CDS encoding T9SS type A sorting domain-containing protein has translation MISKIFQLVFYIAIFQLSINAQRQNMNWVIGYNNISEPSIYGRVLLNFTQDTLSIIPTQGGHRFYMGFENASYSNKFGNLLFYFDGFNLGNKEHKIIDNGDTLNPGTYWDDYQGAFYPIANASCFLTIEGNQDLIYLIHKRKIWDSNLNLFYSDKLYYTLIATKENGGLGKVLTKNQVILEGNFVPSQMAVCKHANGKFWWIINHDYWNSIYYKVLLTDTGFVKFTPQAIGVSLIDRTDNGNLIISYDGKKLVRTSLKDHLQIMDFDRCTGEISNFNQYSIPDLDSFRTINSCFSPNSKYLYVISTTNIYQYDLESNDIEHSFIQVAKWDGFIYDKYFSTAYYDIQNAPDNKMYVSCISGNIYLHAINKPNERGLDCDFQHRAIELPVYNGIGLPNFANFDLGVEQGSICDSLTATNDFNSKLPFKIYPNPSDGILQIVNQNFNNNKSLEVHLIDISGNIVFKKSLLQYKKQWNFELNFLNRGLYFVQLYRDHKLVQSTKWVLN, from the coding sequence ATGATTAGTAAAATATTTCAACTTGTGTTTTACATTGCAATCTTTCAGCTTAGCATAAATGCACAACGTCAGAACATGAATTGGGTGATTGGCTATAACAACATTTCAGAGCCATCAATATATGGAAGAGTACTTTTAAATTTTACTCAAGATACACTTTCGATCATACCAACTCAAGGAGGCCATCGATTTTATATGGGCTTTGAAAATGCATCCTATTCTAATAAATTTGGAAATCTTCTATTTTATTTTGATGGCTTTAACTTAGGAAACAAAGAACATAAAATCATTGATAATGGTGATACTTTGAATCCAGGAACGTATTGGGATGACTATCAAGGAGCATTTTATCCCATAGCAAATGCATCTTGCTTTTTGACTATAGAAGGAAACCAGGATTTAATTTATTTAATTCATAAAAGGAAGATTTGGGATAGTAATTTAAATCTTTTCTATTCAGATAAATTATATTATACATTAATAGCTACAAAAGAAAATGGTGGCTTGGGTAAAGTGTTAACTAAAAATCAAGTTATTCTTGAAGGTAATTTTGTGCCAAGCCAGATGGCAGTTTGTAAACACGCCAATGGAAAATTTTGGTGGATCATTAATCACGATTATTGGAATTCTATCTATTATAAAGTCTTGTTAACAGATACTGGATTTGTAAAATTTACTCCACAAGCAATTGGTGTTTCTTTAATTGATAGAACTGATAATGGAAATTTAATTATTTCTTATGATGGTAAAAAGCTAGTAAGAACATCCCTTAAAGATCACTTGCAAATTATGGATTTCGATAGATGTACAGGAGAGATAAGCAACTTTAATCAATATTCAATACCAGACTTAGATTCGTTTAGAACGATTAACAGTTGTTTCTCTCCAAATAGTAAATACTTGTATGTTATATCAACTACAAATATTTACCAATATGACTTGGAATCAAATGATATTGAGCATTCATTCATTCAAGTAGCAAAATGGGATGGATTTATTTATGATAAATATTTTTCTACAGCTTACTACGATATTCAAAATGCACCAGATAATAAAATGTATGTTAGTTGTATATCCGGTAATATTTATTTACATGCAATTAATAAGCCAAATGAGCGTGGATTAGACTGTGATTTTCAGCATCGAGCTATAGAATTACCGGTTTATAATGGGATTGGACTGCCTAACTTCGCCAATTTTGATCTTGGAGTCGAGCAGGGAAGTATTTGTGATAGTCTGACTGCAACAAATGATTTTAATTCGAAACTGCCCTTCAAGATTTATCCAAATCCCTCGGATGGAATATTGCAAATTGTAAATCAAAATTTTAACAATAATAAATCGTTAGAGGTTCATCTAATAGATATTTCCGGAAATATAGTTTTTAAAAAGAGTCTATTGCAATATAAAAAACAATGGAACTTTGAATTAAATTTCTTAAATCGTGGTTTATATTTTGTTCAACTTTACAGAGATCATAAGTTAGTCCAATCTACTAAGTGGGTATTAAATTGA